Proteins found in one Apostichopus japonicus isolate 1M-3 chromosome 16, ASM3797524v1, whole genome shotgun sequence genomic segment:
- the LOC139983784 gene encoding uncharacterized protein — protein sequence MRWCWHRVYLEIASMVQLGSVGCVVPTPCCWVDGWDGPAAASCPPLCRVPPQSHLRVQDGVSPVQFWNRFVVLHGKLVGQFSDLFWGHSKIGVFISRCLRYYYIHRCVFISRFLRYYYIHRCVFISRFLRYYYIHRCVFISRFLRYYYIHRCVFISRSLRYCYIHRYVFISRCLRYYYIHRCVFISRCLRYYYIHRCVFISRCLRYYYIHRCVFISRCLRYYYIHRCVFISRCLRYYYIHRCVFISRCLRYYYIHRCVFISRCLRYYYIHRCVFISRCLRYYYIHRCVFISRCLRYYYIHRCVFISRCLRYYYIHRCVFISRCLRYYYIHRCVFISRCLRYYYIHRCVFISRCLRYYYIHRCVFISRCLRYYYIHRCVFISRCLRYYYIHRCVFISRCLRYYYIHRCVFISRFLRYYYIHRCVFISRSLRYCYIHRCVFISRSLRYYYIHRLMWLFLCA from the exons ATGCGGTGGTGCTGGCACAGGGTGTACCTTGAGATAGCCTCCATGGTCCAGCTTGGCTCAGTGGGTTGTGTGGTGCCTACCCCCTGCTGCTGGGTTGATGGATGGGATGGCCCTGCAGCTGCTTCATGCCCTCCTCTGTGTCGGGTGCCTCCACAGTCTCATCTTAGGGTGCAGGACGGTGTGTCACCTGTGCA ATTTTGGAACCGGTTTGTGGTTCTTCATGGCAAACTCGTAGGCCAGTTTTCAGATCTCTTTTGGGGACATTCTAAA ATTGGTGTGTTTATTTCTAGATGCCTGAGGTATTATTACATACATAGATGTGTGTTTATTTCTAGATTCCTGAGGTATTATTACATACATAGATGTGTGTTTATTTCTAGATTCCTGAGGTATTATTACATACATAGATGTGTGTTTATTTCTAGATTCCTGAGGTATTATTATATACATAGATGTGTGTTTATTTCTAGAAGCCTGAGGTATTgttatatacatagatatgtgTTTATTTCTAGATGCCTGAGGTATTATTACATACATAGATGTGTGTTTATTTCTAGATGCCTGAGGTATTATTACATACATAGATGTGTGTTTATTTCTAGATGCCTGAGGTATTATTACATACATAGATGTGTGTTTATTTCTAGATGCCTGAGGTATTATTACATACATAGATGTGTGTTTATTTCTAGATGCCTGAGGTATTATTACATACATAGATGTGTGTTTATTTCTAGATGCCTGAGGTATTATTACATACATAGATGTGTGTTTATTTCTAGATGCCTGAGGTATTATTACATACATAGATGTGTGTTTATTTCTAGATGCCTGAGGTATTATTATATACATAGATGTGTGTTTATTTCTAGATGCCTGAGGTATTATTACATACATAGATGTGTGTTTATTTCTAGATGCCTGAGGTATTATTACATACATAGATGTGTGTTTATTTCTAGATGCCTGAGGTATTATTACATACATAGATGTGTGTTTATTTCTAGATGCCTGAGGTATTATTACATACATAGATGTGTGTTTATTTCTAGATGCCTGAGGTATTATTACATACATAGATGTGTGTTTATTTCTAGATGCCTGAGGTATTATTACATACATAGATGTGTGTTTATTTCTAGATGCCTGAGGTATTATTACATACATAGATGTGTGTTTATTTCTAGATGCCTGAG GTATTATTATATACATAGATGTGTGTTTATTTCTAGATTCCTGAGGTATTATTATATACATAGATGTGTGTTTATTTCTAGAAGCCTGAGGTATTGTTATATACATAGATGTGTGTTTATTTCTAGAAGCCTGAGGTATTATTACATACATAGATTGATGTGGTTATTTCTATGTGCCTGA